From a single Candidatus Neomarinimicrobiota bacterium genomic region:
- a CDS encoding TatD family deoxyribonuclease, translated as MYIDTHAHLYYDNLKNQLAKVVERAEAAGVTQIICVGTDLPSSETSISIAEKYDAVFATVGVHPHDAKDAPDDYLHQLRDLTSHSKVVAVGEMGLDYFRDFSPRNVQKEVFQSQLALARELDLPAVIHNRDADEDILKILEEVRYEKSVLHCFSSNTEMAGRAISLGCLLSFTGNVTFGKNHTESVLLTTPLNRIMLETDCPFMTPVPNRGKLNEPANILHIAQWIAKIKRIDVSEVAESTTSTAQFFFNLPV; from the coding sequence ATGTACATCGATACCCACGCTCATCTTTATTATGATAATCTGAAAAATCAACTTGCTAAAGTTGTGGAACGGGCAGAGGCTGCCGGGGTGACACAGATCATCTGCGTTGGCACCGATCTGCCGTCATCTGAAACGTCCATTTCAATTGCCGAAAAGTACGATGCCGTTTTTGCCACTGTTGGCGTCCACCCTCACGATGCCAAAGATGCTCCTGACGATTATCTCCATCAACTGAGGGATCTGACGTCCCATTCCAAAGTTGTGGCGGTGGGGGAGATGGGTCTTGATTATTTTAGAGACTTTTCTCCCAGGAATGTGCAGAAAGAAGTATTCCAATCTCAACTGGCGCTCGCTCGGGAACTGGATTTGCCGGCGGTGATTCACAACCGTGATGCCGATGAAGATATTTTAAAAATTTTGGAAGAGGTCCGTTATGAAAAGTCTGTCCTCCACTGTTTTTCCAGCAACACAGAGATGGCTGGGAGAGCCATTTCCCTTGGGTGCCTTCTATCTTTCACGGGGAATGTCACTTTTGGTAAGAACCACACCGAGTCCGTTCTATTAACCACCCCATTGAATCGAATCATGCTGGAAACGGACTGCCCCTTTATGACACCAGTACCTAATCGTGGGAAATTGAATGAGCCTGCAAACATTCTCCACATCGCTCAGTGGATTGCTAAAATAAAGAGAATAGATGTTTCAGAAGTGGCAGAATCGACAACGTCAACAGCTCAATTCTTCTTTAATTTACCTGTGTGA
- a CDS encoding 30S ribosomal protein S21 has protein sequence MVEVSVKKGEELQRALRRFKKKYEKAGILKEVKRKSFYLKPSAAKKLKKAKSRR, from the coding sequence ATGGTTGAAGTTTCAGTAAAAAAAGGTGAGGAACTCCAAAGAGCTCTTCGGCGTTTCAAAAAAAAGTACGAAAAAGCGGGGATTTTAAAGGAAGTAAAGAGGAAGTCATTCTACTTAAAGCCGAGCGCTGCAAAAAAACTGAAAAAAGCTAAGAGTCGTAGATAG
- a CDS encoding RNA polymerase sigma factor RpoD/SigA, which translates to MPSDANRSLSRYLEEIGKFEPLEPAREIVLAQLVKQGDAEALNELTEANLRFVVSVAKDYQGQGLPLTDLINEGNLGLIKAAERFDETRGFKFISYAVWWIRQSILQALAEHSRIVRLPLNRVGTISKITKTAENLESEYQRPPNEEEIGKQLEMHGEEVTDAIRISRRHHSLHAPFRDGDKNSLMDVIEDGNQRPPETGLMSESLKEEIRQCLESLKDRERDVIKMYFGIGRDYALTLNEIGEEFNLTRERVRQIKEKAIRRLRHKSRSKNLRNYLG; encoded by the coding sequence ATGCCATCTGATGCAAATAGAAGTTTAAGTCGTTATCTCGAAGAGATCGGTAAGTTCGAGCCGCTAGAGCCTGCTCGTGAGATCGTTCTTGCTCAGCTGGTGAAGCAGGGTGATGCTGAAGCGCTCAATGAACTGACAGAAGCGAATCTCCGTTTCGTCGTTTCTGTGGCCAAAGATTACCAGGGTCAGGGTTTACCGCTTACCGATCTAATCAACGAAGGTAATCTGGGTCTTATCAAAGCTGCTGAGCGGTTTGATGAGACGCGCGGTTTCAAATTTATCTCCTATGCTGTCTGGTGGATTCGTCAATCCATTCTTCAGGCGCTGGCGGAGCACTCTCGTATAGTACGTCTCCCCCTCAACCGGGTCGGGACTATCAGCAAGATTACTAAAACAGCGGAAAACCTTGAGTCAGAATACCAGCGTCCGCCTAATGAAGAGGAAATTGGTAAGCAGCTGGAAATGCATGGGGAAGAAGTGACTGATGCTATACGCATTTCAAGGCGGCATCATTCGCTCCATGCTCCTTTTAGGGATGGCGACAAGAATTCACTTATGGATGTTATTGAAGATGGTAATCAGCGTCCACCGGAAACAGGACTCATGAGTGAGTCGCTAAAAGAAGAGATTCGCCAATGTCTTGAGTCCCTTAAGGATCGTGAACGGGATGTGATCAAGATGTATTTTGGTATTGGACGGGACTACGCCTTGACGTTGAACGAAATTGGTGAAGAGTTTAATCTTACTCGGGAACGAGTCAGGCAGATCAAGGAAAAAGCTATTCGCCGTCTCCGTCATAAGTCTCGCAGCAAAAACCTCCGGAACTATCTGGGATAG
- the glmM gene encoding phosphoglucosamine mutase, giving the protein MLIESISGVRGTVPDSLNGEIVALYADAFHRFCSEGDIVVGRDSRSSGDEFLSVIVQRLIALGRNVHHCGIVPTPTVQYVVDDSEVVGGIIVTASHNPAEWNGLKFVGSDGCFLNGSQVKKLMQLKSGDSPEPVDGKGKQVRMDDAIQRHIARICDVSWIDLETIRQRKFKVAVDAVNGAAAVALPELIKRLGCDVVSINCELSGEFTRGTEPLPVNLSDLSQLVQQENCHVGFATDPDADRLAVIDEKGKPVGEEYTLVLALDGFLSIFGSSEMVVTNLSTTLAVDKIAERYGAQVTRSAVGEINVVEMMKKTGASMGGEGNGGVILEEVHLGRDSLVAAASILHRLAQTDSSLSEVMNELPKFEIVKDKISVEKVNGETLFQKISDSFDGALKDERDGLKLTWNDRWIHIRRSNTEPIMRIYTEASTEKEALELFEKVKLIIQS; this is encoded by the coding sequence ATGTTGATTGAATCCATTTCCGGAGTGCGGGGCACCGTCCCAGATAGCCTCAACGGTGAGATCGTGGCTCTTTACGCCGATGCATTCCACCGTTTTTGCTCCGAAGGTGATATTGTTGTCGGGCGCGACAGTAGATCTTCTGGCGACGAGTTTCTTTCCGTAATTGTTCAAAGACTCATAGCACTCGGACGCAATGTTCACCACTGCGGAATTGTTCCTACCCCGACTGTTCAGTATGTGGTGGATGACAGTGAAGTGGTGGGAGGAATCATAGTGACTGCCAGCCACAACCCGGCCGAATGGAATGGACTGAAATTTGTCGGATCTGATGGTTGTTTTCTTAACGGCTCCCAAGTAAAAAAGTTGATGCAATTGAAGAGCGGGGATAGTCCTGAACCGGTGGATGGGAAGGGAAAACAGGTTCGAATGGATGACGCTATCCAACGCCACATTGCCAGAATCTGTGATGTGAGTTGGATTGACCTGGAAACCATCAGACAGCGGAAATTCAAAGTCGCTGTGGATGCAGTGAATGGAGCTGCAGCTGTAGCATTGCCCGAACTTATTAAAAGACTCGGTTGCGATGTGGTTTCTATCAATTGTGAACTGTCAGGTGAATTCACCCGAGGCACTGAACCGCTGCCGGTAAATCTATCTGACCTTTCCCAACTTGTTCAACAGGAGAATTGTCATGTCGGCTTTGCCACAGACCCAGATGCGGACCGGCTGGCGGTGATCGATGAAAAAGGAAAACCTGTTGGTGAAGAGTATACCCTTGTCCTCGCGCTGGATGGCTTCCTTTCAATATTCGGCAGTTCTGAGATGGTGGTGACAAATCTTTCAACAACGCTGGCTGTTGATAAAATTGCCGAGCGCTATGGTGCTCAAGTTACCAGATCGGCGGTGGGTGAAATCAACGTTGTTGAGATGATGAAGAAAACAGGCGCCTCCATGGGAGGCGAGGGTAACGGGGGAGTTATTCTTGAAGAGGTACACTTGGGCCGGGATTCTCTTGTTGCCGCTGCCTCTATTTTGCACCGGCTGGCGCAAACTGACAGCAGTCTCAGTGAAGTGATGAATGAACTGCCGAAATTCGAGATTGTTAAAGACAAGATTTCTGTTGAGAAAGTTAATGGCGAAACGCTATTTCAAAAGATTTCCGACTCATTTGATGGTGCCCTAAAAGATGAAAGGGATGGGCTGAAACTGACTTGGAATGACAGGTGGATTCACATCCGAAGATCCAACACCGAACCGATTATGCGGATTTACACTGAGGCGTCCACTGAGAAAGAGGCGCTGGAGCTGTTCGAAAAAGTTAAATTGATCATTCAATCTTGA
- a CDS encoding cyclic nucleotide-binding domain-containing protein produces MSENREYSKYRIFNGLEDKQIGHFEEVIKVKTFPSGEVIFEEGDVGDSLYLLLEGKIEINQALTLQLSKGDYDTREKAIISLSSDIHPVFGEMSLLGSDDKRTAAVKAITDCEMGIIMKDDLFAICQSDPDIGYAIMKNVASIVTDNLIKANTNVLKLTTAFSLVLEK; encoded by the coding sequence ATGAGCGAAAACAGAGAATACTCAAAATACAGGATTTTCAACGGTTTGGAAGATAAACAGATCGGTCACTTCGAAGAGGTAATTAAGGTGAAAACATTCCCTTCTGGAGAAGTGATCTTCGAAGAAGGTGATGTTGGCGACTCTCTCTATCTATTGTTGGAGGGGAAGATAGAAATTAATCAGGCGCTGACGCTTCAGCTAAGCAAAGGTGATTATGATACTCGTGAGAAGGCCATAATAAGTCTTTCCAGTGATATTCACCCTGTTTTTGGTGAGATGTCCCTGCTCGGTTCCGATGACAAACGGACAGCCGCAGTGAAGGCCATCACCGACTGTGAGATGGGAATCATCATGAAGGATGACCTTTTCGCGATTTGTCAGTCCGATCCTGATATTGGTTACGCTATTATGAAGAATGTAGCTTCTATTGTTACAGATAATCTTATCAAAGCGAATACAAATGTCCTCAAGCTTACAACAGCCTTCAGCCTGGTTTTGGAAAAATAG
- the rlmD gene encoding 23S rRNA (uracil(1939)-C(5))-methyltransferase RlmD: MTPRPKKGDELELTVESLAFGGKGVAHLNGYVIFIKGALPDQKVLARLTKRRNGYGEAKTLEILKETPSYITSKCDHFPTCGGCSFQDFDYYAQIEQKKAQVIDLFRRIGHMDKPKLNQVVPAEEIFHYRNKMEFSFSNRRWVLPEEEENAEADFALGLHIPGRFDKILDISTCWIQKPVANEILNTVRNVAQKTGLAPYDIREHSGYLRHLIIRLGERTDEVMVNIVTSREEKELLEPIVEGIKKVHPSVTSIVNNITRRRAGVSYGEWEVLLHGRPTITERLGDFTFEISANSFFQTNSVQGEKLYKIARDFAEFRGDEILYDLYCGTGSTSIFMAQQVKQVYGFEVVPPAVEDAVRNAVSNGIINCRFFPANLDKFFRKSSILSEIEPPDIVFLDPPRAGMHPKLVNDVVDMSPEKIVYISCNPSTQARDVALLSEKGFKLKNLAMVDMFPHTPHIETVALLTHH; encoded by the coding sequence ATGACGCCTCGTCCGAAAAAAGGGGATGAGCTTGAACTGACCGTCGAATCCCTTGCTTTCGGCGGCAAAGGTGTAGCTCACCTGAACGGCTATGTAATCTTTATCAAAGGCGCACTTCCAGACCAGAAGGTGCTGGCTCGGTTGACGAAACGCCGGAATGGCTACGGCGAAGCGAAAACCCTCGAAATATTGAAGGAGACTCCATCCTACATAACCTCAAAATGTGACCACTTTCCCACCTGTGGCGGATGCTCATTCCAGGATTTCGATTATTACGCCCAGATCGAACAGAAAAAGGCACAGGTTATCGATCTTTTCAGGCGTATTGGCCATATGGACAAACCAAAGCTCAATCAGGTCGTCCCTGCGGAGGAAATATTTCACTACAGAAATAAGATGGAATTTTCTTTCTCCAATCGGCGGTGGGTTCTGCCGGAAGAAGAGGAAAACGCTGAAGCAGATTTCGCTTTGGGCCTGCACATCCCCGGCCGATTTGATAAGATTCTCGATATTTCCACATGTTGGATACAGAAACCGGTAGCCAACGAAATCCTCAACACTGTCCGCAATGTGGCCCAGAAAACAGGATTGGCGCCGTACGACATTCGTGAACACAGCGGTTACTTAAGACATCTAATTATTCGATTGGGTGAGAGGACAGACGAGGTGATGGTAAATATTGTCACTTCGAGAGAAGAGAAAGAACTCCTGGAGCCGATTGTTGAAGGTATAAAGAAAGTTCACCCATCGGTCACATCTATTGTTAACAATATTACCAGACGGAGGGCGGGCGTTTCCTATGGGGAGTGGGAGGTGTTGCTCCACGGCCGTCCAACCATCACGGAGCGTCTAGGTGACTTCACTTTTGAAATCTCCGCCAATTCATTCTTTCAAACGAATAGTGTTCAGGGTGAGAAACTCTACAAAATCGCACGCGATTTTGCGGAATTTCGAGGCGATGAAATTCTGTATGACCTCTACTGTGGTACGGGCTCCACATCCATTTTCATGGCTCAGCAGGTGAAGCAAGTGTACGGTTTTGAAGTAGTGCCGCCGGCAGTGGAAGATGCTGTCCGTAATGCCGTCTCCAACGGAATCATTAACTGTCGATTCTTTCCAGCTAATCTTGATAAATTCTTCAGGAAGTCATCCATTCTTTCTGAGATCGAACCTCCTGATATTGTTTTTCTGGATCCGCCTCGAGCGGGGATGCATCCAAAGCTGGTGAATGATGTGGTGGACATGTCGCCTGAGAAGATTGTTTATATTTCCTGTAACCCTTCAACGCAAGCCAGGGATGTGGCTCTACTTTCTGAAAAAGGATTCAAGTTGAAGAATCTTGCTATGGTGGATATGTTCCCGCACACGCCCCATATTGAGACAGTGGCCCTGCTCACACATCATTGA
- the metG gene encoding methionine--tRNA ligase, which produces MSKFYITTPIYYVNDKPHIGHAYTTILADVLSRYHRAGGENVFFLTGLDEHGQKVQQAAEKRGVDPKQHCDEMAPRFLELWEKLHISNDDFIRTTEDRHVKVVQNILQMVHDNGDVYEDEYEGLYSVSEERFITEKELETGEFRDIKKLKEKNFFFRMSNYQQALIDHINDNPDFIQPEHRKNEVLGFLKQPLGDLCISRPKSRLSWGIDLPFDTNYVTYVWFDALINYVTATGFGTDDESYNEWWPCEYHLIGKDILITHTVYWPTMLMSAKLPLPKSIFAHGWWLSGESKMSKSLGNVVNPLDLIEEYGVDPVRYYLMREMVLGQDASFTMESFIRRYNSDLANDLGNLVGRVSTLIDRHFDGMVPPKGDLTDTEAELSKKADSISGLVTDNISNMRLSEAVEETLQFVRAINRYMEETAPWKLVKSDTGRAGTVLYTATDCLRQAVALLQPIMPSRCEKILHMLGLNMVSAKECLEAGTLLGDFEIPFPRIELPDEDLDEVKDVKENVMSDGKISIEDFAKVDLRTGVVTAAEKVEGADKLLKLELEVGGEARQIVAGIAEHYAPEDLVGKTIVVVANLEPAVIRGVESNGMLLAASSVGSVVVVTVDDPKVGSGIRIS; this is translated from the coding sequence GTGAGCAAGTTCTACATTACAACGCCTATTTATTATGTAAATGATAAGCCCCATATCGGCCATGCGTACACCACGATTCTGGCCGACGTGCTTTCCCGGTATCACCGTGCCGGAGGCGAAAATGTCTTTTTTCTCACCGGGCTGGATGAACACGGACAAAAAGTGCAGCAGGCTGCGGAAAAAAGGGGTGTGGATCCTAAACAGCACTGCGATGAAATGGCGCCTCGGTTTCTTGAACTTTGGGAGAAACTCCATATATCCAATGATGATTTCATTCGCACTACGGAAGACCGTCATGTAAAAGTAGTGCAAAACATTTTGCAGATGGTTCATGATAACGGGGATGTGTACGAGGATGAATATGAAGGTCTTTATTCCGTCTCGGAAGAACGGTTTATCACCGAGAAAGAATTGGAAACAGGAGAGTTTCGTGACATCAAGAAACTGAAGGAGAAGAACTTTTTTTTCAGGATGTCCAACTACCAGCAGGCACTCATTGATCATATCAATGACAACCCCGACTTCATCCAGCCGGAGCATCGGAAAAATGAAGTCCTCGGTTTTTTAAAGCAGCCTCTCGGGGATTTGTGCATTTCCCGTCCGAAGTCCCGCCTGAGCTGGGGAATTGATCTTCCTTTTGACACCAACTACGTCACCTATGTCTGGTTTGATGCGCTGATCAACTATGTGACGGCGACCGGTTTTGGCACGGATGATGAATCCTATAACGAATGGTGGCCCTGTGAATATCATCTTATCGGGAAGGATATACTGATAACACACACTGTCTACTGGCCCACCATGCTCATGTCCGCAAAGTTGCCACTGCCAAAGTCCATCTTCGCCCACGGCTGGTGGCTTTCGGGGGAATCCAAAATGAGTAAATCGTTGGGTAATGTGGTAAATCCTCTTGATCTGATCGAAGAATATGGTGTGGACCCTGTCCGCTACTATCTTATGCGGGAGATGGTCCTTGGCCAGGATGCTAGCTTCACCATGGAATCATTTATAAGGCGCTACAATAGCGATCTGGCCAACGACCTGGGCAATCTGGTGGGGAGGGTTAGCACGCTTATTGACAGACACTTTGATGGTATGGTGCCGCCGAAAGGCGATCTGACTGATACCGAGGCTGAATTGAGCAAGAAAGCTGACAGTATCTCCGGTCTTGTGACGGATAATATTTCGAACATGCGTTTGAGTGAAGCGGTGGAAGAAACATTACAGTTCGTTCGGGCTATCAATCGATATATGGAGGAGACGGCGCCGTGGAAGCTGGTTAAGAGTGACACCGGCCGGGCCGGAACTGTCTTATACACCGCTACCGACTGTCTCCGGCAAGCTGTTGCTCTTTTGCAACCCATTATGCCTTCACGGTGTGAGAAAATTCTACATATGCTTGGTCTGAATATGGTATCGGCCAAAGAGTGCTTGGAAGCAGGAACACTGCTGGGGGATTTTGAAATTCCTTTCCCGAGAATTGAATTGCCGGATGAGGACCTCGATGAAGTCAAAGATGTAAAGGAGAACGTGATGTCTGACGGAAAGATTTCCATTGAAGATTTTGCCAAAGTGGACCTGCGGACTGGTGTTGTTACCGCCGCTGAAAAGGTTGAAGGTGCCGATAAGCTTCTTAAGCTTGAACTAGAGGTGGGCGGGGAAGCGCGGCAGATTGTAGCCGGTATTGCAGAACATTATGCGCCAGAGGATCTGGTGGGAAAAACAATTGTTGTTGTTGCAAATCTTGAACCTGCTGTTATCAGAGGGGTTGAATCGAATGGTATGCTTCTAGCGGCAAGCAGTGTCGGTTCAGTTGTGGTTGTTACAGTGGACGATCCAAAAGTCGGTTCCGGCATCCGTATTTCATAA
- the deoC gene encoding deoxyribose-phosphate aldolase, whose amino-acid sequence MKISSSQLAGIIDHTLLKPDAISEEVTHLCEEALEFGFATVCINPVHVRLCADQLAGSEIGVCTVVGFPLGASSTAEKAAAVSQTLEDGAVEFDMVMNIGAFKDGDFATVGSDIEAVVEAAESNTVKVIIETCLLKDDEKKEAALIVRDSGANFVKTSTGFSLGGATLLDVTLLRETVGDNMGVKASGGIKSFRHALSLLEVGASRLGASAGVSIVTEAQLSSDSDN is encoded by the coding sequence ATGAAGATTTCATCTTCCCAGCTTGCCGGAATCATTGACCATACACTTCTTAAACCGGATGCTATATCTGAAGAGGTTACGCATTTGTGCGAAGAAGCTTTGGAGTTCGGTTTTGCGACTGTCTGTATTAACCCTGTACATGTGCGGCTGTGTGCCGATCAGTTGGCCGGCAGTGAGATCGGCGTCTGTACCGTGGTTGGGTTTCCGCTAGGAGCGAGTTCCACAGCGGAGAAGGCGGCGGCTGTATCACAAACTCTCGAAGATGGCGCTGTTGAATTCGACATGGTTATGAACATAGGTGCCTTTAAAGATGGAGACTTTGCCACCGTTGGGAGTGACATTGAGGCAGTGGTCGAAGCAGCAGAATCGAACACGGTAAAAGTGATTATTGAAACGTGTCTCTTGAAGGATGATGAAAAGAAGGAAGCTGCACTGATCGTTCGTGATTCGGGAGCAAACTTTGTAAAAACATCCACAGGCTTTTCTTTAGGGGGAGCCACCCTGCTCGATGTAACGCTTCTTCGGGAGACAGTTGGTGATAACATGGGTGTGAAGGCGTCCGGTGGAATAAAATCATTCAGGCATGCGCTGTCACTGTTGGAGGTGGGCGCCAGCCGGCTGGGGGCCAGCGCCGGGGTTTCCATTGTAACGGAGGCGCAACTTTCGAGCGACTCCGACAATTGA
- the rsmA gene encoding 16S rRNA (adenine(1518)-N(6)/adenine(1519)-N(6))-dimethyltransferase RsmA — MKRSAKKRWGQHFLTDTNLLNKLVELINPTSEDSILEIGPGGGALTELLAPIVKELVGIEIDRELYGHLKERDDLPNCQFVNRDFLKVDLEEIPFKGGQVRVVGNLPYNITSPILFKLMIQDPFWCDCHFMVQKEVAERMAAKAGTKAYGRLSVNLQAVAKVKIVLTVPPEVFVPKPKVDSAVVKIQPRSSIFDSPRELEALQEITSLAFGQRRKMLRNSLASLEIDSSFFDLTLRPEKVKLEEFTIMAKWFVKSSHVIK; from the coding sequence GTGAAGCGCTCAGCAAAAAAACGGTGGGGCCAGCATTTTCTGACGGATACAAATCTTCTTAACAAACTGGTGGAGCTTATCAATCCAACCAGTGAAGATTCCATTCTTGAAATCGGCCCCGGTGGTGGTGCACTCACTGAATTGCTGGCGCCAATAGTTAAAGAGCTGGTGGGTATCGAGATAGATAGGGAACTGTACGGACATCTCAAGGAGCGGGATGATCTACCAAACTGTCAGTTTGTGAACAGAGATTTTTTGAAGGTCGATCTGGAGGAGATTCCGTTCAAGGGGGGGCAGGTGAGAGTCGTGGGCAACCTCCCTTACAATATTACGTCACCGATTCTGTTCAAACTGATGATACAGGATCCCTTCTGGTGCGACTGCCACTTCATGGTTCAAAAGGAAGTTGCTGAAAGAATGGCAGCTAAAGCTGGTACAAAAGCTTACGGCCGATTGTCAGTGAATCTTCAGGCTGTGGCAAAAGTGAAAATTGTTCTCACTGTTCCGCCTGAAGTGTTTGTCCCAAAGCCGAAGGTCGATTCTGCTGTAGTGAAAATTCAACCGAGATCCTCCATTTTCGATTCACCCCGAGAATTGGAAGCCTTGCAGGAAATTACTAGCCTTGCTTTCGGTCAGCGCCGTAAGATGCTCAGGAATTCTCTTGCCTCCCTGGAAATCGACAGTTCATTTTTCGATCTGACACTCCGCCCGGAGAAAGTGAAGCTGGAAGAGTTTACAATAATGGCAAAATGGTTTGTGAAGAGTAGTCACGTTATTAAGTGA